One Citrobacter amalonaticus genomic window carries:
- the nifJ gene encoding pyruvate:ferredoxin (flavodoxin) oxidoreductase, which produces MQTIDGNGAVASVAFRTSEVIAIYPITPSSTMAEQADAWAGNGLKNIWGDTPRVVEMQSEGGAIATVHGALQTGALATSFTSSQGLLLMIPTLYKLAGQLTPFVLHVAARTVATHALSIFGDHSDVMAVRQTGCAMLCAASVQEAQDFALISQIATLKSRVPFIHFFDGFRTSHEINKIIPLADDTIRGLMPQAEIDAHRARALNPEHPVIRGTSANPDTYFQSREATNPWYDAVYDHVEQAMNDFAAATGRHYQPFEYYGHPQAERVIILMGSAIGTSEEVVDELLTRGEKVGVLKVRLFRPFSAKHLLQALPDSIRAVAVLDRTKEPGAQAEPLYLDVMTALAEAFNSGERETLPRVIGGRYGLSSKEFGPDCVLAVFNELRQAKPKPRFTVGIYDDVTNLSLPLPDNTLPATAKLEALFYGLGSDGSVSATKNNIKIIGNSTPWYAQGYFVYDSKKAGGLTVSHLRVSEQPIRSAYLISQADFVGCHQLQFIDKYQMAERLKPGGIFLLNTPYPADEVWSRLPQEVQAVLNQKKARFYVINAAKIARECGLAARINTVMQMAFFHLTQILPGDSALAELQGAIAKSYSSKGQDLVERNWQALALARESVAEVPLQAVDPHSANRPPVVSDAAPDFVKTVTAAMLAGLGDALPVSALPPDGTWPMGTTRWEKRNIAEEIPIWKEELCTQCNHCVAACPHSAIRAKVVSPEAMENAPASLHSLDVKSRDMRGQKYVLQVAPEDCTGCNLCVEVCPAKDRQNPEIKAINMMSRLEHVEEEKVNYDFFLDLPEIDRSKLERIDIRTSQLITPLFEYSGACSGCGETPYIKLLTQLYGDRMLIANATGCSSIYGGNLPSTPYTTDANGRGPAWANSLFEDNAEFGLGFRLTVDQHRVRVLRLLEQFADQIPAELNEALHTDATPDVRREQVAALRQHLKDVDGARELLTDADALVEKSIWLIGGDGWAYDIGFGGLDHVMSLTENVNILVLDTQCYSNTGGQASKATPLGAVTKFGEHGKRKARKDLGVSMMMYGHVYVAQISLGAQLNQTVKAIQEAEAYPGPSLIIAYSPCEEHGYDLALSHDQMRQLTATGFWPLYRFDPRRADEGKLPLALDSRPPSDALAETLLNEQRFRRLNAQQPEVAEQLWKDAAADLQKRYDFLAQLAGKAEKTSTD; this is translated from the coding sequence ATGCAAACAATTGACGGTAATGGTGCAGTCGCTTCGGTGGCGTTTCGTACCAGTGAAGTTATCGCCATCTACCCCATTACGCCCAGTTCAACGATGGCTGAACAGGCTGACGCCTGGGCAGGCAACGGGCTTAAAAACATCTGGGGAGATACGCCGCGCGTCGTCGAAATGCAGTCGGAAGGCGGTGCGATCGCGACCGTTCACGGTGCGCTGCAAACCGGCGCGCTTGCCACCTCCTTTACCTCTTCACAGGGGTTACTGCTGATGATCCCCACGCTGTACAAACTGGCGGGGCAATTAACCCCCTTTGTACTGCATGTCGCCGCCCGTACCGTGGCAACCCACGCGTTGTCCATTTTTGGCGATCATTCTGACGTCATGGCGGTCCGCCAGACCGGTTGCGCCATGCTGTGCGCCGCGAGCGTACAGGAAGCGCAGGATTTCGCACTGATCTCGCAAATCGCGACCCTGAAAAGCCGGGTTCCCTTTATTCACTTCTTTGATGGTTTCCGCACCTCGCATGAAATCAACAAAATCATCCCGCTGGCAGATGACACGATTCGCGGCCTGATGCCGCAGGCTGAAATTGACGCGCACCGCGCCCGGGCGCTCAACCCGGAGCACCCGGTGATCCGCGGCACTTCTGCGAATCCGGACACTTACTTCCAGTCCCGCGAGGCGACCAACCCGTGGTATGACGCGGTATACGATCATGTCGAGCAGGCGATGAATGATTTCGCTGCCGCAACCGGCCGTCACTATCAGCCGTTCGAATATTACGGTCATCCGCAGGCCGAACGGGTCATCATTCTGATGGGCTCTGCTATCGGCACCAGCGAAGAGGTGGTTGACGAACTGCTGACGCGCGGCGAGAAAGTCGGAGTGCTGAAAGTCCGCCTGTTCCGCCCCTTCTCGGCTAAACATCTGCTGCAGGCCTTGCCTGACTCTATCCGTGCGGTTGCCGTGCTCGATCGCACCAAAGAACCGGGTGCCCAGGCCGAACCGCTCTATCTCGACGTGATGACCGCGCTGGCGGAAGCTTTCAACAGCGGTGAACGTGAAACGTTGCCGCGCGTGATTGGCGGCCGCTATGGCCTCTCGTCAAAAGAGTTTGGCCCGGACTGCGTGCTCGCGGTCTTTAATGAACTCCGCCAGGCGAAACCGAAACCGCGCTTCACCGTCGGCATCTACGATGATGTCACCAACCTGTCGCTGCCGCTGCCTGATAACACCTTGCCGGCGACGGCGAAGCTGGAAGCGCTGTTTTACGGTCTCGGCAGTGACGGTAGCGTTTCGGCGACCAAGAACAACATCAAGATCATTGGTAATTCGACGCCGTGGTATGCCCAGGGCTACTTCGTGTATGACTCCAAGAAGGCAGGCGGTCTGACGGTGTCTCACCTGCGCGTGAGTGAACAGCCGATCCGCTCTGCTTACCTGATCTCACAGGCCGATTTTGTCGGCTGTCACCAGCTGCAGTTTATCGATAAGTACCAGATGGCTGAGCGACTGAAGCCTGGCGGTATTTTCCTGCTGAATACGCCGTATCCCGCGGATGAGGTCTGGTCGCGCTTGCCGCAGGAAGTACAGGCGGTACTGAACCAGAAGAAAGCGCGTTTTTACGTCATCAATGCGGCGAAAATCGCCCGTGAATGTGGACTGGCGGCGCGTATTAACACCGTCATGCAGATGGCGTTTTTTCATCTGACACAAATTCTGCCGGGCGATAGCGCGCTGGCTGAACTTCAGGGAGCAATCGCCAAAAGCTACAGCAGCAAAGGTCAGGACCTGGTGGAACGCAACTGGCAGGCACTGGCGCTGGCGCGCGAATCTGTTGCTGAAGTGCCGCTGCAGGCGGTTGATCCGCACAGCGCCAACCGTCCTCCGGTGGTGTCTGACGCCGCGCCTGACTTTGTGAAGACCGTGACCGCGGCGATGCTCGCGGGGCTCGGCGATGCCCTTCCTGTCTCTGCGCTGCCGCCCGACGGCACCTGGCCTATGGGTACTACGCGCTGGGAAAAACGCAACATCGCCGAAGAGATCCCCATCTGGAAAGAGGAACTTTGCACCCAGTGTAACCACTGCGTTGCGGCCTGCCCGCACTCGGCTATTCGTGCCAAAGTGGTTTCGCCTGAAGCAATGGAGAACGCTCCCGCCAGCCTGCATTCGCTGGATGTGAAATCACGCGATATGCGCGGACAGAAATACGTTCTGCAGGTCGCGCCGGAAGACTGCACCGGCTGTAATCTGTGCGTGGAAGTGTGCCCGGCGAAAGACCGTCAGAATCCGGAGATCAAGGCCATCAATATGATGTCGCGCCTTGAACACGTCGAAGAAGAGAAAGTGAATTATGACTTCTTCCTCGATCTGCCGGAAATTGACCGCAGTAAACTCGAGCGCATCGATATTCGTACCTCTCAGTTGATTACGCCGCTGTTTGAGTATTCCGGTGCCTGTTCCGGCTGTGGCGAAACGCCGTATATCAAGTTACTGACCCAACTCTATGGCGACAGAATGCTGATTGCCAACGCCACGGGGTGTTCGTCAATTTACGGTGGTAACCTGCCTTCCACACCGTACACGACCGATGCCAATGGGCGCGGCCCCGCGTGGGCAAACTCGCTGTTTGAGGATAACGCAGAGTTCGGTCTGGGCTTTCGTCTGACGGTCGATCAGCATCGCGTACGCGTGCTGCGTCTGCTCGAACAGTTTGCCGACCAGATCCCGGCTGAACTGAACGAGGCATTACATACAGACGCGACCCCTGACGTGCGTCGTGAGCAGGTTGCCGCGCTGCGTCAGCATCTGAAGGATGTCGATGGCGCACGTGAACTGCTCACCGACGCCGACGCGCTGGTTGAAAAATCCATCTGGCTGATTGGCGGCGATGGCTGGGCCTACGATATTGGCTTCGGCGGGCTGGATCATGTGATGAGCCTGACTGAAAACGTCAATATTCTGGTGCTGGATACGCAGTGCTACTCCAACACCGGCGGTCAGGCCTCAAAAGCCACGCCGCTTGGCGCGGTGACGAAATTTGGTGAGCACGGCAAGCGGAAGGCGCGTAAAGATCTGGGCGTCAGCATGATGATGTACGGTCATGTCTATGTCGCCCAGATTTCGCTCGGGGCGCAACTCAACCAGACCGTGAAGGCGATTCAGGAAGCGGAAGCGTACCCTGGTCCGTCGCTGATCATCGCCTACAGCCCGTGTGAAGAACACGGCTATGACCTCGCGCTGAGTCACGATCAGATGCGTCAGTTGACGGCGACCGGCTTCTGGCCACTCTACCGTTTTGACCCACGTCGTGCGGATGAAGGCAAATTGCCGTTGGCGCTGGATTCTCGCCCGCCGTCAGATGCGCTGGCAGAGACATTGCTCAACGAGCAACGTTTCCGTCGCCTGAATGCACAGCAACCGGAAGTGGCCGAGCAGTTATGGAAGGACGCCGCGGCCGATCTGCAAAAACGCTATGACTTCCTGGCGCAACTCGCCGGTAAAGCAGAGAAAACCAGTACCGACTGA